The nucleotide window TCAACGGGTCGGACAAGCATTGGTGGGATTATAGCGACCTCTACAAGACTCGCTCCGCGAGGTGGCGCATGTTCAATGCCCTCATCCCTTCCGTCTGGGGCCAATGCTCTGGTAATGCCGTCGTCAGCTACTATCTCCCGGCCATGCTGGCAACAGCGGGCCTAACCAAGTCGGATCAGGTCCTCAACATTAACCTGGGCTACACCGCGATTTCGGCTGTCGCGGCGTACGTCGGTGCCTCGCTGATCGAAAAGATGGGCCGTCGTCCGACCTGTATCTGGACCTCGGTGGCCTGCGCCATTTGCTTCGCCGGCATCACTGGGGGTGCGGGCGCCTATGCAAGCACAAAGTCTTCaaccgccgcctctgccggcATTgccttcatcttcatcttcggGTGGTGTTACAACTTCGGCATGACGCCTCTCCAAGCGCTGTACCCTGTGGAATGCCTTTCATATGAACAGAGAGGCAAGGGCATTGCATTTGTGTTTGCCTTTGTCCATGCTCTTGCCTTTATCAACCAGTTCTGCTTCCCGATTGCCTTGCAGAAAATCGGCTGGTATACCTACATCATCTTCATTGGGTGGGACTTTATGCAGGCGACCGTCAGCTACTTCTTTTCTGTCGAAACTCGCCGACGGTCTCTGGAAGAGATGTCGGAAATTTTTGAGGCCGATGACCCTGTCAAGGCCTCTCTTCGGAAGCATGTTGCTCACGTTCATAATGATGTCGAGGTGCGTGAGGAGAAATGACGCGACGCGATTCGCAAATGATCAAAGAGCCATTGATGAAATTGGGGTTTCGTGTTGGCTGCGTTCCAGAGTTGAGGGCAAATGTATATACATGTAGCACGAAGTAAAGCACTGTATACTGTGACCCAGTTCTTACCAATGAATCGTGCCATTTGGTCGCCCCCAACATGAGTTTCGTTAGGTCGACATTCCGCACGGGGCTCAAACTAGGCTCCCGTTGGGCGTAACGTACTGATCGCAGGGATACTCATGTCGTATCACGGTAAGCAGATTTCAGCCGCAAAGCGCAGGGTCATACTACTTTCATGGAAAGGCTAATGCAATTCACCAATAAACGAGCTCAGCCCCAGGATCCGGCGGGCGGACTTGTGCGCCATGATCTGTATGTGTCCCCTGGGCGTTGACATGGCGTTGGTCGTGCCCCGCCGATGACACGAGGCAGCCACAGAGCATGCAAGGCATATCTGGGATCGTGGAAGAGTCGAGACCGCCCGTTGACGGTTTCACGATGGGGCCCCCATGAGCGAATATATGGTCCGCCCAAGtcccgcgacgaggcctcGCCCGCAACGATTTTGCGAAGGTCTTGTCTGTCCCCTATCGACTTCGTCAATATTGATTCCTCACGTCCAAAAGGTTGCAGGGACAAAACATATCGAAAGCCACCATGGACTCCCTCGGCAAGGCGTTCAAGACCGGCTTAGCCAAGGCCTatgccgccggccagcagcaggtccagcAGCGAGTGTCGAAGCTGCAGGATCAATCGAGTTCCTCCAAACCGCCGCAGGGATacggctacggcggcggcgcacagTACGGCGCTGGCCATCACAACGCCAACCCCGTAAGTAGAGCAACAGCCGCCTTGTTGGGATGATATCAACTTCTAACGGACAGCTATCTTCATACTACTAGCCGGCTCAACAACCTGCATTGTATTCGAGCCCCGCGACAACACCCTACTCCGCACCACCGAGCCAGGCGGCTACATACCCTTCACCCCACGCAGCGAACGCGCCTTACTTTCCGCCTCCCCCGAACCAAATGGGGGGAGAGTCGAATAGTGCCTCCGCACCATATTATGGCTCTCAACATGCACCTGCTGGCCCAGTACCAACAACCCAGCAAACGACATATGAAAGCTGCCCGATTCCGCCCGAATATCCTCGCCCCACGGGTTTCCAACAACCAGTATCGGCGACTCCATATACAGTACCGCCGTACCAGACTGCCCAGCCGCCCGTTCCTAATAGCCATTCCCCCCATCTCTACTCAtatcctccgcctccgccaccgccagcaccCTATGTGCCACCGCAACCCGCTCAGTATCAACAAGACAGTAGTCAGGCTGCGCCCCCAGCGCCCTACACGCCGTCGAACGATTTCCAGCCGAACCAGACGTATATACAACCTACCGCTCATGCGCACGCCGTACAAAATGCACCGTCGTGGCCTACTGCATacacgacagcgccgcctgcgcccacCCCAAACATACCGGTACCCACGAATCCCACGTTAAACTCTCATAATTCCGTAGCCTCGCCTCTACCTGCACCGGGAATCAGCAATGGAGTGCCACCGCGGCGTCCTGTGCCAATCAATCACAGCCTGGAAGCAAACCAACACGGCCGCAACGACAGTTCCTACAATAATGAAGCACATCCGCCTCCGCAGCCCCAGGTCcagtcggcctcggcgcacGACTCGCCTGAAACCGTTGCCCGGAACGAGACGGTATCCAGCAGTAACCATCCGGCTCTCTCAACCGGTGAGGCTGCCAGCTATGCTCAAGACGGCATCGGGCAATTGTCCACCGACTTGGGTAAGCTGAATGTCAGTCCTCAACCTCCGGGCTcccagccaccgccgccattgaAGTCCTCACCACGAGCTACGAAGAGGACACTGGAGCccatcaaggccaagggcgaaCCAAACGGTGTTGTCCGGTTCTGCTCTGAGACCAGAGTGGTGGACTACGCTCTCGATTGGTATCACCTGGAAGGCGTACCATCCTATCTCATCTGTACCCGTTGCCACGCGGATAATGTAAAGAATACCGTCTTGGAGTCAAGTTTCATTCGCATAAAGCGACCAGACGGTTCGTCTTCTATTTGCGGCTTTCATCACCCACGCGTCAAGGACGTTTTatggccgtcgtctctcCGTTCGAACGATACAACTTCGCTGCGGGCCTTTATGCAGAAGCGCCTTGACATCCCTGCCTGCAAAGGTGCAagcgtcgtcaccgccgacgatggtTTGAAGTGGTTTGGCATGGCAGCCAACGACATAGACGGCTTCATTGCCTGCGAGGCCTGCTACGAAGACTCAGTAGTAGGTTCGAGTTTTGAGACGAGATTTACGCCATATCAACAGCAGGGCCCCAACGACAAGTGGATCTGCGACATGCAGATCCCGTACATtatgcgcgccgccatggactTTTCCAGACGTAACGACTGGCAAGGCTTCGTGGCAGTCGCGACTAAACGTTGCCAACTGCCCGTCtgcgagggcaaggaggtcGACTTGAACTCGCTCACGTGGTATCTGTCGCGACGAGGCATCGATAACTTCCATGTTTGCGAGACATGCTACCTGGACAAGCTCGCATATACAGGGTTCAAGGACGAGTTTGAAGCTCACCCACCGAAAACAGGCTTTGACGCATGGATGGATATGCTCGGGAAGAGAAGAACCTGCGATTTGTCAAGCAGCAAGCTGCCAATAGCGTTCGCTCTTGAAACGGCACTCTTTACAAAAGACTTTGACGACTTTGCACGACGTGCAGCCAAGATCTCCAGCCTTGTGCCGTGTACGGCAAATGGGATCATACGAGGCAACTGGTGGACAATATCCGGTGGATGCGCGGACTTCAGCATTTGCGAAGCTTGCCACACGGGCATCGTACAGGCGCACGAGCTCGACAGCTTTTTCGAGCCAGTCACGCGGGACGCTGAGGCAACGATAGTCTGCAGCTTTTGCGTCACCAGTCCACGGTTCAAGCAGTACATGGGCAAATTTATCCAGGCATTCGATACGGGGATTTTCCACCCTTTCACGGATTTCGTCGCCAAGTTTGCGGGGGTCCAGGCTTGTGCAGGTGTCAAGAGTCGGGAGAAGGCGAAGTGGTGGGGATACCCCGAGGCACTCTTTTGCGAGAACTGCTACCTCAGCTTTGTTGCCGACACGCCGCTGGGCAGTAAGCTCACGTTCGAAGGCGAGTACGACGAGCGTTTCCAGATATGTCAAGTCTGGTCGCCTCGAATGCGCGGCATGTGGCTGAAGGCATGTGAGGCCGGGACTCCGGGCTCCGACGAGTCTAACGCCGCTCTCAATGAGTTCAAAGAGTTTGCAAGTCGGCGACTGCAAGTCTGGATCCAGACAGTCCCCAGGATTGAGTTCATACAGCAGATGAAAcagatgaggatgatgaaCGCGATGCATCAGGGGCAGCTGAGTCTCATGTACTCGGGCATGAACAGCATGGCGGTATTGAGCGACACCACGGACGGCAACCTGCACGGCAATAGCTCCATTGGGTGGTACGAAACGGAACACGGGGCCACGGGAGCGCAACTTTTCAACAATATGCAATCAGGAATGGCTAACGCGAACCGCGGAGATGAATGGGCGGAAGTCTTGCGGCTTTCACAGATGTGGACTGAGGTTGAATAGCGTGACGTTTCTGTTCTACAGGGTTGACACTCTTATATGGCAATTGCAAGCGTGGTTGAGACACACAAAACTCGTCGCAGAGGCCCATTGCTGCTTCATTGGTCGTGAACATCTCTGCTACATGTACTCGCCGAGGCTACAGAGCAGCCAAACTTCTTCCACTGCTGGTTCCttggccgacgccctcgagcgaAGGTTTGAACAGTTTTTCGTTTGGCATTGCGGCTCTTTCGTCGTACCGACGGATCCCCCTTGAGCAAAGCGAGCCTTTTTATCCACTTGGGGTGGTTAACTCTTTCCAGGGCAGGGCGTGCAGCCCTGATAGCCTCGAAAACCAAAGATCAAGTGATTGAACGCGCTGGAAAGATCCTGTGGCCGCTTGCTAGCATTTCAATGCCTTGGAACATCTTCAGCTCTTATACCGGCAATTGCTCTTTGCTCAATTGGCTGCTCGATTTCGGATGGCTCAGGCAGGTGACTATCAATTGCCGGAGGATAACGAGGGAGACACGAGAAGTGGTCCCCACCGTTGCAGCTGGAATGCCGCGGCAGCTGGTTGCTGTGGAATCTGCGCGTCATTCACCCGTTTAGAGCGTTTCCAAACAACTCAGCAGGCGTAGCTACCCGAGTCGCAACAGCTTCGCTGCGGAAAAGTGGCTCGGGGCTCCATTTTACCCAAGCAGTGAGACAGCATCGGTGGACATCGGTAGGAACGGGGGCCCCCAAACTTTCCTCGACGCTAACCGAACTTGCAGATGGCGGCTTTGCTCCAAAGGAACAGTTTGCACAGTTTACCTGCTCACGAATACGGGCTCAGGTAATAAGCCATTGCGGTGGCTCAGCACTTGCCCCTCCGCACGTGCATCCCCTGGTAAGCAGTGAAGACAAGCATGCAGGTCCAGTCCTTGACCGCGTTGACCAGGCGTCCCGTGGTCGGCAAACTGGGCCGCGGAAGCCGCTCAGGTGGGGTGGCAAGGCCAGCGTGGCGGGGTAGGAGCTCGCTGATGCCTTCCCAACTTGTCAAGGGGCGTCGAAAGCTCAAGAaccggtcgtcgtcggcgtggtAATAGACCGGACCAAAAACCGGTGGACTGACTGGATAGCAGTGGATTCAGCGGCAAGCCGAGGTTTGTGGGAAACGTTGATGGACGCAGGCAGGTTAAGTTATTAGGTCCTCGCGCAATcacggagggagggagggccaGGGGGTTTGGCGAAACTGAGGAGCTGGGACCAATAAAAGGCccgggcggaggcggccggcaTATTCCACCGAACTGCCGGTGCCAACGCTGAAGACAAGGGGGCATGGGCCTGACGGGGAAGCTGCATGTTACTTtgtactacttcgtacgtggACAGAATTCGATTGTGTGGAACCAAGCCGCTTCGAGAGCGGGAGAGATGGAccaggagggcgacgagatcCGCAAACTCTCGGCTTCCATCGTCCTTGATGGTTGAAAAAGGGACAGTAGCGGCCAATTGTATAACTCGTATTAGGTTCACCTCGCGTGGACATCCCGTATATCCGTAGAACCTTGAGGGAGAGCAGGGCCCGCAAGCGTTGGCGGGACCACGGAACGGACGCGGAAGGACCGGCGAGCTCGCTGTGAAGGAAGGTAGGTGCGTAGGTAGCTCTTGGCCGGGACGTCCGAAAATGATAAGACCCTTAACGCGCCGTAACTCAATCTTCACCATCGAATGGGGCCGACCGCCTGGTGTCTCGTTATGGCCCGGATAAAGTGCGTAACTGTCGCTCGGCGGACTCACCCCGAGCAAATAAGATTCCGG belongs to Purpureocillium takamizusanense chromosome 1, complete sequence and includes:
- a CDS encoding uncharacterized protein (COG:S~EggNog:ENOG503NZZZ); translated protein: MDSLGKAFKTGLAKAYAAGQQQVQQRVSKLQDQSSSSKPPQGYGYGGGAQYGAGHHNANPPQVQSASAHDSPETVARNETVSSSNHPALSTGEAASYAQDGIGQLSTDLGKLNVSPQPPGSQPPPPLKSSPRATKRTLEPIKAKGEPNGVVRFCSETRVVDYALDWYHLEGVPSYLICTRCHADNVKNTVLESSFIRIKRPDGSSSICGFHHPRVKDVLWPSSLRSNDTTSLRAFMQKRLDIPACKGASVVTADDGLKWFGMAANDIDGFIACEACYEDSVVGSSFETRFTPYQQQGPNDKWICDMQIPYIMRAAMDFSRRNDWQGFVAVATKRCQLPVCEGKEVDLNSLTWYLSRRGIDNFHVCETCYLDKLAYTGFKDEFEAHPPKTGFDAWMDMLGKRRTCDLSSSKLPIAFALETALFTKDFDDFARRAAKISSLVPCTANGIIRGNWWTISGGCADFSICEACHTGIVQAHELDSFFEPVTRDAEATIVCSFCVTSPRFKQYMGKFIQAFDTGIFHPFTDFVAKFAGVQACAGVKSREKAKWWGYPEALFCENCYLSFVADTPLGSKLTFEGEYDERFQICQVWSPRMRGMWLKACEAGTPGSDESNAALNEFKEFASRRLQVWIQTVPRIEFIQQMKQMRMMNAMHQGQLSLMYSGMNSMAVLSDTTDGNLHGNSSIGWYETEHGATGAQLFNNMQSGMANANRGDEWAEVLRLSQMWTEVE